CATACTAGAACCGGTATGCATCTTTACGTGCCCTTTCTAAATCTGCTGACTTTCTTGAAGATACCTGAAAATCACTCCTTGAACGTCCTGATTTTCCCTTCAAATATTCCTACGTTTGTCTCGCTTGTCTTGGAGGTTATTGTGAAAGCTATATGTCCTTCGCTCCCTAACGATTACTACTTTTTGGATATCGGTCGTTCCATTGCAGAATTTTCGAGAAAGCTTCTCGTACATTATCTTAATCCCGGTATTCCCATGAAAGCAGATATCAGGACCAAACTTCTGAGAAATATTATCTCATCGACAGAGCCACTTTGGAGTCATCCGGTGTATCGACCTTTTATGGGCGACCTTGTAGAGTATTTGCTCCAAATCCGTCTGGAGGCAGGCTTGGATCGTGAATGGGATCCAGTAGATCAATACCTCATCGACACTCTCAAATCAAACATCGTTATGTCCAGCTCATACCCCATGATTCGCATTGTCATCCAACGACTGCAAATTTACAATGGCAAGGACAGTGAACGACTATCGGTGTGTTTCTTACTTCCTTTATAAAGGATGATCTTCACTCACCTGCTTTAGGAACTGTTGTGGGCGTATCTACAATATTCTTTGCGTCGCATGGAACCCACCTTGATTTCAGTAGTTAAGAAATCAGCCGAATCATTGCCCATTAGTCCCGAACGCGACATTTTTTTGGAAGAGCTTACCAAATTGACAACTGAATCATCCCATTCAAACGCCGTTCAGCATCAATTCGATATAAGCTCGCGAGTTTGGAGTCACGATGTTCGCCAACTTGTTGAAGAAATCATCGCTCCTGACACCCTCTCTTggatggatgaagaagaaacatcGGCATCCCAGCTTTGCAAACGAGCTTTACTCGAAATCCAGAGCAGGTTTGAACGGTACGCTCCCTTTTGTTTGTCGGTCAGGATTTTCATCTGATTAATATCTAGACGCGAAATTGATCCCTCTGCAGCGTCAAGACCTTCTATCATCAGTAAAATGGGGGAGCTTCAATGTCTCCTCGCTTTGTGTAACAAAAGTGACTGTCTCTCTCAAAACACACACAATAATTTTCTATCAATTCGTGAATATGCTCCCTTGATCAAACAGTTACTCAACGGCACGGTCGAAGAAGTTACTCCAGATTGCCGCCGGAAGTTATTCATTGCTCTTGGATATATTTGCAAGCATCATTCAGGCAAAGAGGATGCGGACGTTGTTATCGATTACATTTTTCGTGGAATGACAGACACTGATAGAAGCGTCCGTCTCAGTGCAGGGTGAGTAAACTGCATCACGCCGTATTATTTATCGCTGAAGATTGGTGTAGTCGTGCTTTGAATGGACTCGTTCAGATCTATGGGTTGTGTGAACGTCCTGGTGTGGATCGCGTTGATCTCGTGTTTAATCGACTGTATGACTATTTTCAGAACTCGCAGAATGCTATTAGGGAGACTTTATTGATTACTGTTGGTTGTATGGGCCTGTGAGTAATATGCTACTTGATATATCAAAAGAAACCTAAGTATGGTATATCAGGACAGCCAACTTCGATATCCTAGGCAAAGTGCTTTGTTTGTTAGTTGCTCAACTTGGACGCCAAAATCCCATCATTAAGGGCGTTGCTGGTATGCATGTATGTGATATACTTTGCAGCATTCGTCATCTTATGTCCCACCATTAGATTATAGCTTTGGCAAAacatttcaaaaaatctGTCTATTCTCTACTTGCACCATACATGAACGACATCGCTCCATATATTTTCAAACAATTACCATTACAACCTGAACTCCTTGGAGAGGTCAGCCATGTTATGGGATTTCCTCCTCGCGATTTCATTCGGCTCACGCTTCCGTACACACTTCCCATGCTATTTGCGACAAATGATGTCAAAGGGCTGAATAAAGTTGCCAAAGAACTATCTACCAAAGTTTCTGCCCTTATTCTCAACCATTCCAGCTGTATTCTTGCGCacatatttcttcttcctggCCAATCCGCTGCAAAGAAAGCTTTGACCTTCATTGCCAAAATCCTTACTGATGCTAGTACTTCGTCAATTGATATACCAAGTGTCGTCAGAAGCTGTGTGGTGCCGTTACTCGCTGATCTTGTCATCGAAATGGGAGATGAAAACAGTGTCAATGCGCAACAGGTATGTGATCACCGATATATTTGCTTCCTTAACTAGTATTCATGTTCATCTTAGGCAGTCAAGGCCCTGAAAAGGGTCGAAGAGATACTGTCCCCGGACAAGAAAAACATTTCTACCACCAATAGCCTAGAAGCTTTCCTGAAAGATTACATTCTTGGTGTCATCTCAACCATAAATGACATGTTACAAGACGTGCAGGGCAAGAAATCAGTAACGGTAAAACGAAAGATTTTGCGTAGTTTAGGGTCCCTCATAGAGCAAATGGGAGCGGCGATTAGTGCTGTATCTCCGCAGGTGTGTCAATATTTCATCTGCATAACTTATGAAATATCTCTCATTCGACTTTGGATAGATCATGGCCACTTTTCAGACCATGCTTTGCATCCCTGAACTGTCAGAAATCACTCTTGAAAGCTGGTACAAATTCGCGACAACTCTTGATACCATAGACCTTGGACCATATATAGGACCAACAAGTGCAGCAATTGTGTCATCGTGGTCTATCTTCTCCCCTCGTGCTCGCAATCTTGCTTTCGAAATACTGGAGTATATTATCTGTACTATGGGAAATAATCTGCGACAACATCTAACTGAAGTCATCGATATAAGCGTTGTTCAAGATTTACAGCCCCTGTACGATCGATTACAGTTGCTTCGCGGGACTTTATCTCCAGGGCAAGAATTGGACAGAATTTTGAATCAATCGTCAAGTGACAATATAACTGTAGCAACACAAGCGCTTCAAGAATTAAAATCGTTCTTGTCCAAGGGCCAGAAGGAATTTATCCGTACGATAACGTCTGGCGATGTATTTCATCCCTATGTTGGCCGCATTTTGGGTACGCTACTTGCCACAGCATCGAGAGATATTGGAGATAACTACGAaagactccatctcctcGCCTTCGAATGTATTGGTGCTTTGGGCGCTGTGGACCCAGATCGCTGTGAAATACCTTCCCAGACTACAAACATGGTCGTGTTCAAAAATTTCACCGATGAAAACGAAAATCTTCTGTTTGCATTGCATTTGATTCAAGACCTTATCGTTGGCGCCTTTCTTTCTACCAGCAATATCAGATATCAAACGGATCTGGCTTACAGCATTCAAGAGTTGTTGAAATTCTGTCAGTTCACACCCGCCCTTGTGACGTCTGGACGCTCAACTGCAGTACCCATAAGAGTGAGAAACCGCTGGAACGCTCTCCCCAAACACGTCCTGGAAACTGTTACACCTTTACTGGGTGGAAAATTTAAAATGAACGATCCTCCTGCTTTAGAGATTCAACAGCCAATCTATCCAACACAATCAACCTATCGTGAATGGCTTCAACTATGGTCGGCCTATTTGATCACTAAAGTTTCCGGTACAACTGCGCGACAGCTTTTCGGGGCATTCAGTTCCATTGTACGAAATAAAGATGTTGTTATCGCTCATCATCTCCTACCGCATCTGGTTTTGAATATATTGTTGTCAGGGAATGGAGATTACGCCTCATGCATCAGAGAGGAAATCGTTGCTGTTCTTGAAGATCAAATTGATTCAGATAGTCGTTCAACTTCAGATAAAAAACTCCTTAGCGCCCAGGTGAGATCAACACAATAAAATATAAATAGCACTCAAACTGTTTACAGGCTGTTTTTATGCTTCTTGACCATTTGAACAAATGGGTTCGCCATGCACGTCAGGAGATCGTACAgcaagacaaagacaaaaagaataaTAAACGGTTGCCAACTTCTGCGACTGATTTCACTCATCAACTTGCCCTCGTCGATTCAGTACTTATGAGTATAAACCAAAACTTAATGGCTAAAGCTGCCTTTAAGTGCAAAGCCTTTGCACGGTCTCTGATGAGTTTTGAACAGCAGGCTATTTCGCTTGCAAATCGTGGACCTTCTGCTCAGAAAGACCTGCCTGAATACTATGAAAAGCTACATGAGATATATTCTCAATTAGATGAACCCGATGGGATGGAGGGAATATCCACATTGATTTTGTCACCTACATTGGAACATCAAATTCGTCAGCACGAAAGTACTGGAAGGTGGACGTCTGCTCAAAGTTGTTGGGAGGTTCGTTTGCAGGAATCACCGGATAATGTTGACTATCATGTGGGTTTACTACGCTGCCTTCGGAACCTTGGTCATTATGGTATGGCATGTTTATATTTGGCGAAGTCGAAGCATATCTAAAAGTTTTATACGCAAGATACATTGCGTACCCATGTTATAGGTGTTCTAACACGGCACCCGGACTGGGAGGAAGCTTTAGCAGGTTTCCAAGTAGAAAGTGCATGGATGGCTGGTGCATGGGGAGACGTCCAGAAATTGGTGGATCGCATCGATAACAATATTCCTGCAATTGCCACTGGAAGAGTCCTCCTGGCCATGCGCAATGGGGACAAGGATGCAATCAATAAAGCTTTATCTCAAGCACGGCTCATTGTAGGTTCTCCTATAATAGCAGCAGGGGCAAAAGGTTACCGACGCTCCTATGAAGCTGCATTGGACCTGCACTTGATACACGAATTGGAGTTAATATACCAATCGTCTTGCAAGCTTCTTCCGGACTCTCATAATTATACCCAATCAAGTCATCGTGAAATTCTTGCGGATTTGTCGCAGACCCTTTCTGCTCGACTGAATACAACTCTCCCAACATATCGAAGTCGGGAACCTCTTCTCAGCATGAGACGTGCTGCATTTGCATTGCCGTAAGGATGTTTTTATGGCTAATTGACACCTCTACCTCATTAACCTCGTCCTGAACAGAAATAACACACGCTTCAACGTCGAAATTGGAAAATCCTGGCTCGCTAGTGCCAAAATTGCAAGGAAGGCTAAGCAATGGCAAACAGCTTACAGCGCAATGCTTCAAGCTCGTCAACGGAAAACTCTCTTCTCCA
The sequence above is a segment of the Psilocybe cubensis strain MGC-MH-2018 chromosome 4, whole genome shotgun sequence genome. Coding sequences within it:
- a CDS encoding Serine/threonine-protein kinase ATR: MNSASTSTLFQISGLDGADNPYDPASFTEMLKRIAIEDLGDNPSQKEKSNPNNWVQILDGITDHLLGPFPDPSITAWEAMEEKVTMTEAALQVIQRAFSRVVTIYDASENLVKKLLARLLDLYRILDSWTDSEQVDIKDFINPKQMKELTLMKPRIVAVDILEPIPENHSLNVLIFPSNIPTFVSLVLEVIVKAICPSLPNDYYFLDIGRSIAEFSRKLLVHYLNPGIPMKADIRTKLLRNIISSTEPLWSHPVYRPFMGDLVEYLLQIRLEAGLDREWDPVDQYLIDTLKSNIVMSSSYPMIRIVIQRLQIYNGKDSERLSELLWAYLQYSLRRMEPTLISVVKKSAESLPISPERDIFLEELTKLTTESSHSNAVQHQFDISSRVWSHDVRQLVEEIIAPDTLSWMDEEETSASQLCKRALLEIQSRFERREIDPSAASRPSIISKMGELQCLLALCNKSDCLSQNTHNNFLSIREYAPLIKQLLNGTVEEVTPDCRRKLFIALGYICKHHSGKEDADVVIDYIFRGMTDTDRSVRLSAGRALNGLVQIYGLCERPGVDRVDLVFNRLYDYFQNSQNAIRETLLITVGCMGLTANFDILGKVLCLLVAQLGRQNPIIKGVAGMHIIALAKHFKKSVYSLLAPYMNDIAPYIFKQLPLQPELLGEVSHVMGFPPRDFIRLTLPYTLPMLFATNDVKGLNKVAKELSTKVSALILNHSSCILAHIFLLPGQSAAKKALTFIAKILTDASTSSIDIPSVVRSCVVPLLADLVIEMGDENSVNAQQAVKALKRVEEILSPDKKNISTTNSLEAFLKDYILGVISTINDMLQDVQGKKSVTVKRKILRSLGSLIEQMGAAISAVSPQIMATFQTMLCIPELSEITLESWYKFATTLDTIDLGPYIGPTSAAIVSSWSIFSPRARNLAFEILEYIICTMGNNLRQHLTEVIDISVVQDLQPLYDRLQLLRGTLSPGQELDRILNQSSSDNITVATQALQELKSFLSKGQKEFIRTITSGDVFHPYVGRILGTLLATASRDIGDNYERLHLLAFECIGALGAVDPDRCEIPSQTTNMVVFKNFTDENENLLFALHLIQDLIVGAFLSTSNIRYQTDLAYSIQELLKFCQFTPALVTSGRSTAVPIRVRNRWNALPKHVLETVTPLLGGKFKMNDPPALEIQQPIYPTQSTYREWLQLWSAYLITKVSGTTARQLFGAFSSIVRNKDVVIAHHLLPHLVLNILLSGNGDYASCIREEIVAVLEDQIDSDSRSTSDKKLLSAQAVFMLLDHLNKWVRHARQEIVQQDKDKKNNKRLPTSATDFTHQLALVDSVLMSINQNLMAKAAFKCKAFARSLMSFEQQAISLANRGPSAQKDLPEYYEKLHEIYSQLDEPDGMEGISTLILSPTLEHQIRQHESTGRWTSAQSCWEVRLQESPDNVDYHVGLLRCLRNLGHYDTLRTHVIGVLTRHPDWEEALAGFQVESAWMAGAWGDVQKLVDRIDNNIPAIATGRVLLAMRNGDKDAINKALSQARLIVGSPIIAAGAKGYRRSYEAALDLHLIHELELIYQSSCKLLPDSHNYTQSSHREILADLSQTLSARLNTTLPTYRSREPLLSMRRAAFALPNNTRFNVEIGKSWLASAKIARKAKQWQTAYSAMLQARQRKTLFSMIESAKLLQGSGHTLSALFELENSLKLVGLLDDHVVDLTSDASSEILKSKTYVLRARWMHECDRFSPKEIIHMFTEAISLQPDWESAHYHLGHFHEDCFKRLPESEFIQRGLKMNLQTLRAYSKAVMHGSKFVYQTVPRMLSIWMDLADDKNVVVTSDFKRMTESISIAMKEAPVYKWFTAFPQIVSRVQHDHPEVYRHLRSLISVIIQEYPLQALWLFASVVKSTNQRRSTRGNEILSHLRNNPRNQNSGLSALIDESMAMTNELLALCDHPLVDERPLNMTKDFPRLKRLGRSKLIVPLQESLTASLPPTSATESTHQPFASNLPTFQEFLDEIEVMKSLAKPRKITIRGSNGQRYMFLGKPKDDLRKDARLMDMFAIINKLLKRNSESRRRQLHIRSYGVVALNEECGFIQWVPKTTPIRYFLGELYSRRGIPIWSPEVSALAAELKRIDADEKKSDADLVKAFKTNMLGFFPPVFHEWFIDSFPEPSAWLASRLTYGRTAAVMSMIGWVLGLGDRHCENILLDSTSGDVVHVDFNCLFEKGKKLDTPERVPFRLTQNIVDGLGISGVEGAFRISAEITLQLLRDNKDSLMSVLDTFIHDPLAEWEDEKRKMDRQNRRAVKNAANNSTKPIPVTAQIIARLALRPIEKKFDGIHVPQNNRESQEREIGTANLVQMLIAESSDPVNLAKMYAGWAPWL